A single genomic interval of Arthrobacter sp. NicSoilB8 harbors:
- a CDS encoding XRE family transcriptional regulator has protein sequence MTNNANPFTAQPSETGAGETGAGPASGTEEGPGKLERIIAGQVRRYRTANGLSSAELAARTGLSKAMISKIETASTSCSLTTLQRLADGLKIPVTALFRGADTDRDATFTKNGQGSLTIRSGTQHGHEYRVLGTLKGRTDAIEPTLVTLTNASDVFPLFQHPGTEFIYMLTGKMVYGHGAYEYAMEAGDSLLLDGEGPHGPLELLDLPIQFLAISAR, from the coding sequence ATGACCAACAACGCCAACCCCTTCACCGCCCAGCCCTCAGAAACCGGGGCCGGGGAAACAGGGGCCGGGCCGGCGTCGGGCACGGAAGAAGGGCCGGGCAAGCTCGAACGCATCATCGCCGGGCAGGTCCGCCGCTACCGGACCGCGAACGGTCTGTCCTCTGCGGAGCTGGCCGCACGGACCGGCTTGTCCAAGGCGATGATCTCGAAGATTGAAACAGCCAGCACCTCCTGCTCGCTGACTACCTTGCAGCGGCTGGCAGACGGACTGAAAATCCCGGTCACGGCGCTGTTCCGCGGGGCGGACACCGACCGGGACGCCACGTTCACTAAGAACGGCCAGGGCAGCCTGACCATACGCAGCGGGACCCAGCACGGCCACGAGTACCGGGTGCTTGGCACGCTGAAGGGCCGGACCGATGCCATCGAGCCAACGCTCGTCACTCTGACGAACGCCTCGGACGTGTTTCCTTTGTTCCAGCACCCGGGCACGGAATTCATCTACATGCTCACCGGCAAGATGGTCTATGGCCACGGCGCCTACGAATACGCCATGGAGGCCGGTGACTCGCTCCTGCTTGACGGCGAAGGACCCCACGGTCCGCTCGAGCTGCTGGATCTGCCCATCCAGTTCCTGGCCATATCGGCACGATAG
- a CDS encoding LLM class flavin-dependent oxidoreductase, with protein sequence MRFSLFAHMERWDETVSHRECFENLTELALIAEAGGFSTVWIGEHHSMEYTISPSPMPQLAYLAARTSRIRLGAGTIIAPFWNPLRVAGETALLDVISNGRMEVGLARGAYQFEFDRLMGGMSAVDGGKHLRELVPAVRALWEGDYAHDGEVWQFPTSTSVPKPLQKPTPPMWIAARDISSHEFAVANGCNVMVTPLMKGDEEVEDLAHKFDTAVENNPGVPRPDLMVLRHTHVHAADEPDGWRRPAEGIQKFYRTFDAWFGNKTTPKNGFLEPSPAEKFADRPEFTPEALHHTAMIGTPDEVIERLRHYEALGVTEFSIWADNSLTHEEKKRSLELFIEHVVPAFQEQTATAAR encoded by the coding sequence ATGCGCTTTTCCCTCTTCGCTCATATGGAGCGCTGGGACGAGACCGTCTCACACCGCGAATGCTTCGAGAACCTGACGGAGCTCGCCCTGATCGCGGAGGCCGGAGGGTTCAGTACCGTCTGGATTGGTGAGCACCACTCGATGGAGTACACCATCTCTCCCAGCCCCATGCCCCAGCTTGCATACTTGGCCGCGCGCACGTCGCGCATCCGTCTGGGTGCCGGAACGATCATCGCGCCCTTCTGGAACCCGCTGCGCGTAGCCGGGGAGACGGCGCTCCTGGACGTCATCAGCAACGGCCGCATGGAGGTGGGACTGGCACGTGGTGCTTACCAGTTCGAGTTCGACCGCCTCATGGGCGGCATGTCTGCAGTTGATGGCGGCAAACACCTGCGCGAGCTCGTCCCGGCCGTGCGCGCGCTCTGGGAAGGCGACTATGCCCACGACGGCGAGGTCTGGCAGTTCCCGACCTCGACCAGCGTGCCCAAGCCTCTGCAGAAGCCGACCCCGCCCATGTGGATCGCCGCCCGCGACATCTCCTCGCACGAGTTCGCCGTTGCCAACGGCTGCAATGTGATGGTGACGCCGCTGATGAAGGGCGACGAGGAAGTCGAAGACCTTGCGCACAAGTTCGACACCGCTGTGGAGAACAACCCCGGTGTCCCCCGCCCGGACCTGATGGTGCTCCGCCACACGCACGTCCACGCCGCAGACGAGCCCGACGGATGGCGACGTCCGGCCGAGGGCATCCAGAAGTTCTACCGGACGTTCGATGCCTGGTTCGGAAACAAGACCACTCCGAAGAACGGCTTCCTCGAGCCCAGCCCTGCGGAGAAGTTCGCCGACCGCCCGGAGTTCACACCTGAGGCCCTCCACCACACGGCAATGATCGGGACGCCTGACGAAGTGATCGAGCGGCTCCGCCACTACGAGGCACTCGGCGTCACCGAATTCAGCATCTGGGCCGACAACAGCCTGACCCATGAAGAGAAAAAGCGTTCGCTCGAACTTTTCATCGAGCACGTCGTGCCGGCCTTCCAGGAGCAGACCGCCACAGCGGCACGCTGA
- a CDS encoding tautomerase family protein: protein MPLIEVSIARGRTPEQLRSLISELHLAAERSVGAAPENTTVIIREIEHEHWSRGNQTIAERNTAALEAAPINEASANTAAERRSH from the coding sequence TTGCCCCTTATCGAAGTCTCCATCGCCCGGGGCCGGACCCCGGAGCAGCTCCGCTCGCTCATCAGCGAGCTTCACCTGGCCGCCGAACGCTCAGTGGGCGCGGCACCCGAAAACACCACCGTAATTATCCGTGAAATCGAACATGAACACTGGTCCCGCGGCAACCAAACCATCGCCGAACGCAACACAGCAGCCTTGGAAGCAGCACCCATCAACGAGGCGTCGGCAAACACCGCCGCCGAACGAAGGAGTCACTAA
- a CDS encoding aldehyde dehydrogenase: MSTDRRYEHFINGDWVPPSSGEYFESTNPATLDVLYRAARGNEADVERAVSSAAAAFENPAWRDLSQTKRGHLLRRLGDLVGEHADELARMESEDNGKLLREMRAQLTAMPEYYYYYAGLADKIQGDTIPGSSRAMLNYTLREPLGVVGAITPWNSPLTLTTSKLAPALATGNTIVIKPSEYTSATVLRLAALAAEAGFPPGVINVVTGFGAEAGAALVDDRRLAKISFTGSTATGARIASSTASRFIGSTLELGGKSPNIVFADADIANASMGVVAGIFAAAGQTCIAGSRVFAHKSVYDELLERVATRARSIVIGDPLLDATELGPLAFQDQRDKVASYVDLGVSEGATVLTGGGRPNTGLDGYFFEPTVLTDVDNSMRVVREEIFGPVAAVMPFETEEEVLRLANDTTYGLAAGIWTTNLSRAHRMASRLEAGTVWVNTYRTMSPQSPREGFKTSGVGVEHGIESIREYTRVKSVWINTDESPLADPFVMRS; the protein is encoded by the coding sequence ATGTCGACTGATCGCCGCTACGAGCACTTCATCAACGGGGACTGGGTTCCCCCGTCATCCGGGGAGTACTTCGAAAGCACCAACCCGGCCACCCTGGACGTTCTCTACCGGGCCGCACGCGGTAACGAAGCCGACGTCGAGCGGGCAGTGTCATCCGCGGCGGCCGCCTTCGAAAACCCCGCATGGCGGGACCTCAGCCAGACAAAGCGCGGGCACCTTCTCCGGCGCCTGGGCGATCTCGTGGGCGAGCACGCGGACGAACTCGCCCGCATGGAATCCGAAGACAACGGCAAGCTTCTTCGGGAAATGCGCGCCCAGCTGACGGCGATGCCTGAGTATTACTACTACTACGCCGGGCTTGCCGACAAGATCCAGGGCGACACCATCCCGGGGTCCAGCCGGGCCATGCTGAACTACACACTCCGGGAACCCCTCGGGGTCGTGGGAGCCATCACGCCATGGAACTCGCCGCTGACGCTGACCACCAGCAAGCTGGCCCCCGCCCTCGCGACGGGCAACACCATTGTGATCAAACCGTCCGAATACACCTCTGCCACCGTTCTGCGCTTGGCCGCTCTGGCCGCCGAGGCCGGATTCCCGCCCGGTGTCATCAATGTCGTCACCGGCTTCGGCGCAGAAGCTGGGGCCGCACTCGTCGATGACCGCCGCTTGGCCAAAATCTCCTTTACCGGCAGCACCGCCACCGGCGCCCGCATTGCCTCCTCAACCGCATCCCGCTTCATCGGCTCAACGCTGGAACTGGGCGGAAAATCCCCGAACATCGTCTTCGCCGACGCCGACATAGCCAATGCATCCATGGGTGTGGTGGCCGGCATCTTCGCCGCGGCCGGCCAGACCTGCATCGCAGGCAGCCGCGTGTTCGCGCACAAATCCGTGTACGACGAACTGCTCGAACGGGTCGCCACCCGCGCCAGGAGCATCGTCATCGGAGACCCGCTCCTTGACGCCACCGAACTCGGACCGCTGGCCTTCCAGGACCAGCGGGACAAGGTCGCCAGCTACGTCGATCTCGGCGTCTCCGAAGGTGCGACCGTCCTGACCGGCGGCGGGCGTCCAAACACCGGCCTCGATGGCTACTTCTTCGAGCCCACCGTCCTGACCGATGTGGACAATTCAATGCGCGTGGTCAGGGAGGAGATTTTCGGGCCTGTCGCCGCGGTCATGCCGTTTGAAACGGAGGAGGAGGTGCTCCGCCTGGCGAACGACACCACCTACGGTCTGGCCGCCGGAATCTGGACCACCAACCTCTCCCGGGCCCACCGCATGGCCAGCCGTCTGGAGGCCGGCACCGTCTGGGTCAACACCTACCGCACCATGTCGCCCCAATCACCCCGGGAAGGCTTCAAAACCAGCGGCGTCGGAGTCGAACACGGCATCGAGAGCATCCGTGAATACACCAGGGTCAAGAGTGTCTGGATCAACACGGACGAGTCGCCCCTTGCCGACCCCTTCGTGATGAGGAGCTGA
- a CDS encoding alpha/beta fold hydrolase encodes MSRARIALIHGVGLDGSMWGPLREFLEPEYDIQVLELLGHGTREAAPEDVTLAGLAADVAERLEPGTHVVGFSLGALVAQHLARFRPDLVASLVSVASVCDRTEQEHAAVMMRLASAQSDFPATVEASILRWYPEGSPVPAELVESTREVLLRNDPRSFLACYRVFATADAEIAPELPRITVPSHAVTGELDPGSTPEMSARLAAAVPGCTYSVISGARHMMPVERPQELANTLTAFFKEHSHVD; translated from the coding sequence GTGAGCCGCGCCCGCATAGCACTGATCCACGGCGTCGGCCTCGACGGGTCGATGTGGGGGCCCCTGCGCGAATTCCTCGAACCGGAATACGACATTCAGGTCCTCGAACTCCTTGGGCACGGGACCCGGGAGGCTGCGCCCGAAGACGTGACCCTGGCCGGGCTCGCGGCGGACGTCGCGGAGCGCCTCGAGCCGGGCACCCACGTGGTGGGGTTCTCACTCGGTGCCCTCGTCGCGCAGCATCTGGCCCGGTTCCGGCCCGACCTGGTTGCCTCCCTGGTCTCCGTCGCATCGGTGTGCGACCGTACGGAGCAGGAGCACGCTGCGGTGATGATGCGCCTCGCCTCAGCGCAATCGGACTTTCCCGCGACGGTGGAGGCCTCCATCCTCAGGTGGTACCCGGAAGGCTCCCCCGTTCCGGCGGAACTGGTCGAGTCGACGAGGGAAGTCCTGCTTCGTAACGATCCCCGATCCTTCCTGGCCTGCTATCGCGTCTTCGCAACCGCAGATGCGGAAATAGCACCGGAACTCCCCCGGATCACCGTCCCCTCCCATGCCGTGACCGGTGAACTGGACCCGGGGTCGACCCCGGAAATGAGTGCCCGGCTGGCCGCGGCCGTCCCCGGCTGCACGTACTCCGTCATCAGCGGGGCCCGCCACATGATGCCGGTGGAGCGTCCCCAAGAGCTCGCCAACACCCTCACTGCTTTCTTCAAGGAGCATTCACATGTCGACTGA